The DNA sequence ACCGACGCCGACGACGATGCGGCGGCCATCAACAAGGGACTGTCGGGGATCAAGTAAATGACCACCACGCTGTTTCTGTTTCGTCGATGGATGGCGGCCGTGCTGCTGCTGGTGATGGCCGGCAGCGCGGCGGCCCAGCCGGCCAACACGCGCGAGTACGTGCTGGGGCCCGGCGACGTGATCCGCATCACCGTGTTCCAGAGCCCGGACCTGTCGCTGGAGACCCGCGTCTCCGAATCGGGAACCATCACCTATCCGCTGCTCGGCCAGGTGCAGGTGGGCGGCATCACGGTGGTCCAGGCCGAGAAACGCATTGCCGACGGCCTGCGCTCGGGCAACTACGTCAAGCAGCCACAGGTCTCCATCATGGTGGTGCAGGTGCGCGGCAACCAGGCATCGGTGCTCGGGCAGGTGAACCGCCCCGGCAAGTACCCGCTGGAGCTGGCCAACACACGGCTCACGGACCTGATCGCGATGGCCGGCGGGGTGGCGCCCGCGGGAGCGGACGTGGTCGTCGTCACCGGCACGCGCAACGGCAAGCCCTTCCGCAAGGAGGTGAACCTGCCCAGCATCTTCATGGAGGGCCGGACCGACGACGACATGGTCATGGAGAACGGCGACGTGGTCTACGTCGACCGCATGCCCACCATCTACATCTACGGCGAGGTGCAGCGTCCGGGCGCGATCCGGCTGGAGCGCGACATGACCGTGATGCAGGCGCTGGCCACGGGCGGCGGGCTCACCCAGCGGGGCACCGAGCGCGGCCTGCGGGTGCACCGGCGCGGTCCTGACGGCAAGGTGCAGGTGATCCAGCCGTCGATGGAGGACAAGCTCCGCGACGGCGACGTGGTCTACGTGCGCGAGAGCCTGTTCTAGCAAGGAGTCGTCATGACGCTCGGTCAATTCTTCTCCATCCTGCTGGCACGGTGGAAGGTGGCGCTCGCGGTGCTCGTGCTGGCGATCGGCGCGGCCGTGGCCATCAGCCTGCTGTTGCCCAAGCAGTACCGCGCGACGTCCACCGTGGTGGTCGACGTGCGCTCTCCCGACCCGGTGGCCGGCATGGTGCTGCCCGGCGCCCAGGGCTACCTGCTCACCCAGCTGGAGATCATCCGCAGCGAGCGGGTGGCCCTGCGCGTGGTGCGCAACCTCAAGCTCGCCGACAACCCGCAGACCCGCGAGCAGTGGCGCGAGTCCACCGGCGGCAGCGTGGACATCGAGTCCTGGCTGGCCAAGGCGCTGTTGCGCAACCTCGAGGTCAAGCCGTCAGGCGACTCGCAGGTGCTGGCGGTGAGCTACACCTCGGTCGACCCCCGGTTCTCGGCGCTGATCGCGAACGCCTTCGTGCAGGGCTACATCGACACCCAGGTCGACCTGCGCAAGGAACCGGCCAAGCAGTACGCCTCCTTCTTCGACGAGCGTGCCCGCGAGCTGCGTGAACGGCTCGAGGCTGCGCAGGCGCGCCTGTCCGAATACCAGAAGCAGCATGGCCTGGTGGCCACCGACGAACGGCTCGACATCGAGAACGCGCGCCTGCAGGAACTGTCCTCCCAGCTGGTGGCGATCCAGGCGGTCACGGCCGAATCGAGCAGCCGGCAGAGCCAGGCCGGTGCGGCGGCCGACCGCATGCAGGAGGTGCTGCTCAACCCGCTGATCTCCAGCCTCAAGGGCGACCTCAACCGCCAGGAGGCCCGCCTGCAGGAACTGAACGCGCGCTACGGCAGCAACCACCCGCAGGTGATCGAGGCCCAGGCCAGCATCGCCGCCTTGCGCGAGCGCATCGCGGCCGAGACGCGGCGCGTCACCAGCGGCGTGAGCGTGAGCAACACCATCAACCGCCAGCGCGAGGCCGAGATCAAGGCGGCGCTGGAGGCGCAGCGCGAGCGGCTGCTGAAGATGCGCGAGCAGCGCGACCAGGCGGCGGTGCTGGTCAACGACGTGGCCAACGCCCAGCGGGCCTACGATGCGGTGCTGGCGCGGCTGAACCAGACCAACCTGGAAAGTCACGCCACGCTGACCAATGCATCGATGTTGAGTCCGGCGGTCCCGCCGACGGACCCGTCCTCGCCCAACCTGATCCTCAACGTCCTGCTGGCGACCAGCGTGGGGCTGGTGCTGGCGGTGGCCGCGAGCGTCCTGCTGGAGCTGCTGGACCGCCGGGTGCGCACCTTCGCCGACGTCGTGCAGCTGCTGGGCCTGCCGGTGCTGGGCGTGATGCCCAAGCCGGTGCGCCGCGGCATGCTGTCCGGTCGCCGTGACCGGCCGCTGATCGCGCGGCGCGTGCTGGGGCAGCTCCCGCGCCCGAAGGGGGTCTGATGGCCATCTTCCGTGAAGCCAGTGCGGCACCGCA is a window from the Caldimonas thermodepolymerans genome containing:
- the epsE gene encoding polysaccharide export protein EpsE, with the translated sequence MTTTLFLFRRWMAAVLLLVMAGSAAAQPANTREYVLGPGDVIRITVFQSPDLSLETRVSESGTITYPLLGQVQVGGITVVQAEKRIADGLRSGNYVKQPQVSIMVVQVRGNQASVLGQVNRPGKYPLELANTRLTDLIAMAGGVAPAGADVVVVTGTRNGKPFRKEVNLPSIFMEGRTDDDMVMENGDVVYVDRMPTIYIYGEVQRPGAIRLERDMTVMQALATGGGLTQRGTERGLRVHRRGPDGKVQVIQPSMEDKLRDGDVVYVRESLF
- the epsF gene encoding chain length determinant protein EpsF, which gives rise to MTLGQFFSILLARWKVALAVLVLAIGAAVAISLLLPKQYRATSTVVVDVRSPDPVAGMVLPGAQGYLLTQLEIIRSERVALRVVRNLKLADNPQTREQWRESTGGSVDIESWLAKALLRNLEVKPSGDSQVLAVSYTSVDPRFSALIANAFVQGYIDTQVDLRKEPAKQYASFFDERARELRERLEAAQARLSEYQKQHGLVATDERLDIENARLQELSSQLVAIQAVTAESSSRQSQAGAAADRMQEVLLNPLISSLKGDLNRQEARLQELNARYGSNHPQVIEAQASIAALRERIAAETRRVTSGVSVSNTINRQREAEIKAALEAQRERLLKMREQRDQAAVLVNDVANAQRAYDAVLARLNQTNLESHATLTNASMLSPAVPPTDPSSPNLILNVLLATSVGLVLAVAASVLLELLDRRVRTFADVVQLLGLPVLGVMPKPVRRGMLSGRRDRPLIARRVLGQLPRPKGV